In Egibacteraceae bacterium, the sequence GGCGTTCGCCGGGGGCTCGGGCGTGGCGAGGCGGAGCACGGGAGCGTGAGCGGGCAGCCGAAGATCGTCGTGCGCGGGCTCTCCAAGGTCTTCGGCCCGCATCCCCGCCGGGCGCTCGAGCTGCTCGCAGAAGGCTGCACGAAGGAGGAGATCCTGCGGCGCACGGGAAGCACGGTCGGGGTGGTCGACGCGAGCTTCGACGTGCACGACGGCGAGACCTTCGTCGTCATGGGCCTGTCGGGCAGCGGCAAGTCGACGCTTGTCCGGTGCATCAACCGACTCGTCGAGCCCACTGCGGGCAGCGTGCTCATCGACGGCGACGACGTGGTGCGCATGGGCGCCTCCGGCCTGCGCGACCTCCGACGCCGCAAGGTCGCCATGGTCTTCCAGCACTTCGCGCTCCTGCCGCACCGGGACCTCCTCGGCAACGTCGCCTACGGGCTCGAGGTGCAGCGCATCGCCCGCGACGAGCGGGAGCGTCGCGCCCGCGAGGCGCTCGCGCTTGTCGGGCTGGCCGGCTGGGAGTCGAGCCTGCCCGACGAGCTGTCCGGCGGGATGCAGCAGCGGGTCGGCCTTGCTCGGGCGCTCGCCACGGACCCCGACATCCTCCTCATGGACGAGCCCTTCTCCGCCCTCGACCCGCTCATCCGCCGGGAGATGCAGGACGAGCTCATCGACCTGCAGAGCAGGATCGATAAGTGCATCGTGTTCATCACGCACGACCTCGACGAGGCGCTGAAGCTCGGCGACCGCATGGCGATCATGCGGGAGGCCAGGATCGTGCAGGTCGGTCGTCCCCAGGAGATCCTCCGCCACCCCGCCGACGACTACGTCGCCTCGTTCGTCCAGGACGTCGACGCGTCACGGGTGCTGGTCGCCCGTGACGTCATGACCGACGTCGGAGACGTCGTGCGCGGGGGTCACGCACCCGACGTCGCGCTGCGCATGATGCAGCGCGCGAGCCGGTCGAGCGCGTACGTCACCGACGCGGAGGGCAGGTTGCTCGGACTGCTCACGGCCGACACCGCGGCCGAGGGGCGCAGGGCGCAGGTCGACGCGGTGCGCGACCTGCCCCTCGATGGGTACGCGGCGACGCCGCCCGACACGGCCCTGCGTGCGCTCATCCCCATGGCGGCGGAGGAGCCCTACCCCATCGCGGTCGTCGACGCCCAGGGCAAGCTCGTCGGCATGGTCCCCCGGGTCGCGCTGCTGCGGGGACTCGTCGGAACCGAGCCGCCAGCGGCGGGCAGCGCGCAGCCCGCCGGGATCACCCGAGGGGAACGATGACCCTCAGCGGCGGACCCGGCGCTGCACCGGCTCAGCGGGTCGTGAGCCCGCCACGACGACGAGGCCGTCGAGCAGCCGCCGGGTGACCGCGGCGATGTCGTCGACCGCCCTGTCGAACACCGCCGCGTTCGCCTTCGACGGGGCGCGGTAGCCGCTGACCTTGCGCACGTACTGGAGCGCGGCGTCGCGCACCTCGGTGTCGCTCGCCGGTGGTTGCGCTCCGCGCAGCTGCTGGATGCTTCGGCACATTGCACAACCTTAACCGCGTGTCCCGGTCGGAGGGCCGGACCTTCGGACACGTCCGCGGCCGTCAAGCGCGCGCCCCGATCGGCCGATACCGCTCCCAGAGGAGAGGGAATCGGCAATGGGACTCGCAAGAAAGCTGCAACCCGGCTCCGCGGGCGGCCTCCATCCGGTCGCGACCCGGCCGGTGGACCTGCTCGAACGTGGAATCGACCAGGGCTGGCAGCGTGCGCAGGGGATGGTCGCTCTGCTGTCGTGGGACGACCTTTCGCAGGCGCTGACGTCCCAGCGCGCCGGACTGATCGACGC encodes:
- a CDS encoding glycine betaine/L-proline ABC transporter ATP-binding protein; protein product: MSGQPKIVVRGLSKVFGPHPRRALELLAEGCTKEEILRRTGSTVGVVDASFDVHDGETFVVMGLSGSGKSTLVRCINRLVEPTAGSVLIDGDDVVRMGASGLRDLRRRKVAMVFQHFALLPHRDLLGNVAYGLEVQRIARDERERRAREALALVGLAGWESSLPDELSGGMQQRVGLARALATDPDILLMDEPFSALDPLIRREMQDELIDLQSRIDKCIVFITHDLDEALKLGDRMAIMREARIVQVGRPQEILRHPADDYVASFVQDVDASRVLVARDVMTDVGDVVRGGHAPDVALRMMQRASRSSAYVTDAEGRLLGLLTADTAAEGRRAQVDAVRDLPLDGYAATPPDTALRALIPMAAEEPYPIAVVDAQGKLVGMVPRVALLRGLVGTEPPAAGSAQPAGITRGER
- a CDS encoding DUF2277 domain-containing protein: MCRSIQQLRGAQPPASDTEVRDAALQYVRKVSGYRAPSKANAAVFDRAVDDIAAVTRRLLDGLVVVAGSRPAEPVQRRVRR